DNA sequence from the Hippoglossus stenolepis isolate QCI-W04-F060 chromosome 17, HSTE1.2, whole genome shotgun sequence genome:
aagatggACAGCAAGGAGTTTTCTTTTACCTGTCTCAGCAAAGGTAGCGAAGGGCAGTGACATCTTGTCTTTGCTCTCTGACAGGAGAGCTTTGGCGATGCGGCCACTGATTTGCTCCACTTGGTTGGGATGATGGCTGGATTGGCAGATGGACCTGAACACCTTTCCCATCCGCCTCCAGTCCTGCTGCTTCGTACAAAgctgacagacacaaaatacAATGGTACAATGACCATTTCATCCTTGTGGAAAAATGGACTAAATGTCTAACGAGTAGTGGTGTAACAGACCACAGTTGTTTGAAACGCAGGTGAATCGCAGAAAAGAATTGAAAACTTTAGCTTAAAATACAGTTCTATTTTCACTGTCACCTTTTAAACTAATTGCTTAAATTTCAGGTGATGGTGAAAGCCATGGCTACTGGAGGAGTGGAGCAAAATTTGGAGAAACCTTGCGCATCATCAAGTCATGTGTAGGGGAGCATTATGGCTTCCTGCTTACATATACTGATGATGGGACCAGCACATAAGACCAGTGTTTACCACCGAATTGATTCGGACTGTGGCGGTACAGTGGTTGCACCTACCCGTGCATGCAGTCCACTCTTACATGCAACGTATCCAAGTGAGAGATACACAGAATGTGACAGaatttcttgtgtgtgtgagcgaacTGCACTGAATACCATTCGCTGGTACGTCTGGTTGTCTGTGTGGATGGcaacaactttatggacgagCAAGTGAGAGAGACCGAGCAAGCACACAGCTCTACAAGCAAAAGACAAACTTGGAGATCTCTTtagttattatgagaagtgtaaaaaaattatttttggttcattatgaaacggTGGCAGGACAAATTGGAATATGGCAGGCTGCCACAGTCTTCGTGACTAAAAACCACAATATGATCCGAGCCATGTGTTTTGTGATCCGTTGCACCACTACTACTGAGTTAAGAACTAACCTCTATTTCCACAATGCATGGGGCCAGATTCAGGTACTCTGGAAAGGGAACACTGGGGGATaaccatttatatatatatattaaaatacaaacaaacatcaagGTCAGTGAGCTGCGGATACGACTTGTCAAAAACATAATCACAACATTTCCGAATTAAGAATCATACTGATGATTGGTAACTATTTTTATAAGAGTGAAAGACATGACATTGATATGTGGGAGCTGAGGAAGTTCCACTTACTTGAGGTTGGCAGTCACTGAAACAGGAGAGTTCGAACGGGTCGCTTGCTGGAACTCAGGAgtattttttacactttcaagGCAATCCAAACTTAGCACTAGACCTCTACTGGCCATCTATCAacacatgtacaaaaataattCTCACACATACCAATTAAAAGCACAGATCCTACTGCCATGCAGAGTGTTTTGGAACTGAGATACCTTGAATGTGAGCTGCATGAGTTGAGGTAGATAGCCCATGAGACCCTTCCCTCTCACCATGTCAAACAGGGCCAGAAGGAACTCATGGCCAGGCTagcaagagaggaggacatcTATGTTTAGGATGTTCTGCCCTCTATTGGATAAAAGAGTGTACTGCAGTGTGACATTATTGTGGGGAGATGGATGAAAACCAGACTGACCGCTATCTTATGAGCCAAGCCGACACTAAGGACTGAGAGGATATCAGACACCATGCAGGCTTTGAGCAGACACCAGAGGAGTGACAGAAACACTGGCATGGAGAAGAACGCTCCTGGTGGGTTTTTCTGGTAGTAGCCTGTAAATACAGCTCCTGCAGACGGGAATGTTCATGGAGAGTAAAGGGGGTAGTaaagacagttttaaaaaaaggggtAAATGAAGGAATGGAGTTGAAGGTAAGAGAGGTGAGGACATTTACATAGAACACATAATTATATGTGTACACAACTGTACAGCAACCAATAAACAGGGTTGggtatcgtttttttttttttcctgatacCAGTAATAAATCAAAGCCGGTAGCTTAACGGTGCCAGAACCAATACTTTTTCCCAAGAAAACAGTCAACAATAAGAACAGCTTTTTTAATGACTTAAAGAAGGTGAAATTTAACACATTAACTATTcttttttaatgtgtatttaactttaatatgaaaatatgacacTAACcagatttacataaaaaaaaattaaaaaaaaaaaaaaatcacataaaaaaattaTCCTAAGCAAACTACAATAATTTAATACTAAGTAACAGTTTGCTTGATACAGCAAAATACTCCCGCTACAAACTTGTCAATTGTCTCTCCATGGACAGGGACGACCACACTGCCGGCTGATGTGTTCGTAAGCAGTCAAACATGGTGCATCCTGccttcaaatgaaaatgtggataCCCAACCCGGTGTCTGAAACCTTTTGTgtgaaatacagccacactCTTGACCAGTTGATGTTATGACTGATGTTATGTGCTGTCAGAGCCATGTAGagagtgtgttgccaccagagttaaGTGTATTGTGATGTTTATGCTGCCTGTAAGCATGGCAACTTTTTCAGTACAAAGCTTAGACACCGAAATGAGCCACCAAAATCTGCATTGTGATTCAGTCCAGTAAGTACCGGCCTTGTGAGGAACAAACCCAACCCATCAACACTGTTAGCAGTGCCCATTTGGAGTTAAAATAACTGGAGAAAATTTAAACTTGCCTGCTTTCTGGAGACACGTTGGATTGTTGATGAACCGCATCACAGTTTCAACACAGAActgaaagagaggaaataaattaCCACAATTCTGGATTTACATATGGAACTCCATCTAAGGCTCCGCAGATAGTGATGTTGATTCAACACAAATCAGAAAGCTTTAGCACAAGTTTGTAAACTTGATGCAACTGCTCAATAACCTGCTTACAATTCAAAGGTTCATCGTCTACTTTTCTACAGTGTTTCAGTGTATTCAGTTTGGTGTGCTGCCATCAAgtgatgaaaatatgaataatgctCTCAGTGTACCTTCTCATCCCCGTCCAAAGGCACATGATGGAATCGACACATCTTGAATCCACAGGACAGAGACTCACTGAAGTACTGTCTGCAGTACTGAGGGTTTAGAGGAGACATTGCAGTGTATACTTCACATCTTTAGAACACATTGACACACTAACCTACCTCTAACTGTGCACACGTCAATATTAGGATTTCAGAAAAATGGATCTTCTGCAAAATCACAACCTTAAGATGAAGTATGTAATGGAAACCTTACTCTAAAGATTCCAAGATATGAATACGTAAATGAGTCAAACATGCTTTTAAACTTAAATACTTCCATTATTCATCCTCCAGACTAACTATCAGTAACTACTCTCAGAATCAAAAAATTATAGAACAATTCAAACACAGACCACATATATCCATTCTAATAAATCATACTGTGCTCTTATTTATGATATAAAATTACATGTACTgctcatcttttaaaaaataaaactatttaaaagaCAGCTGAATACAAAGAAACAattgggattttttttgtttagcttTGTCTTTCTTAAACATGAAAGCATGTAAAGAATTtacaatacttttttttatttgaatacttACAGCAGTAGATTTCTTGCGCTTAAATTCTGTCATGTTTGCCGGGTTTGTGATCAATGGCCCTGCAGAGAGCAGAGTGTAAGAACAGCCGTGCACAACAGTTCAACTTTTAACTCTACCCCTGTAAAACTGTATGGAACATTTATGGTGACAAGAAGCGttaacttgaaaaaaaaaaactgatcgCCATATGTATTTTCCCCTCACCATTTCTTAGGGACATATGTGCAGGGATGTTATGTGGGGGGTTCACTGTCTGCAAGGGCTGGCTCCTATTACAGGACATAaacttttttcaaaataatgaaaGATACAGGGTGCAAGAAACGTTACATGTGATGTGTGCAAACCTGTACCATTCCTGGCTCCAGTTTACATTATTGTTGGCATCAAACTGACCCTGTtcgaaaacacaaacatttttttattagcAGACCAATGTCAATGTAGTAGTATCTGTGTTGTTGCACTAAATTATGAACAGCAAACTTTTGCTTCACCTCGTTTGTCGTTTtgaatttttgttttgaataGCAGGGAAAGCATGCAAGACAAACATGTCCATAGTTTGATTCTTTACAATTACAAAGATGTAACATTGCTCAAGTGTCCAGGATGTGCAATCTATTCCACTCTTAAAAACAGACCTAGTCTGACCCAGCGGATGCAGACTGTGTGTATAAACCTGGCACTGGTTTCACATTTTACACACCTACAGTTTGCCTCATCTTTTTActaaggcagcagcagcaagcgCCAGTGACACTGATATGACCAATGTACTGGTCTGTTCCACTTCACAGGAGCTTCTGCGATACCGGTATAATGCATTTAAAGCAACATCTGTGGTTTTGATGAGCTCAGTGAGCTCCTCCAGAGCTAAAGTATAGGCAGGCTTCACCTCTAGGGCATGAATGATCAAGTTAGGTTTTTTATCAGTTATCACAACATAtgtcttttactgtttttttttgctgcattcTCTCTGCGAGGATTGAATTGGATTATAATGACAGTGATCATCTCATcatgtgaaaatgttattttgggCTTCGTACCGCAAAGAtgattgtgattggtcaaagaaatacaaacatgtgGAGACCCACTACGTTACCATGGTTGTGGAAAGGTTGCCGTTACATTGAGGTCTCCAGGGTCTGCTGTTACTTTCCTCTgtaaattacacacaaaaataaaaccttagGACGATcattacattaaatacattacaTTCAAGCACATTCAATGGTAGGTGCACTTCATTAAGCCATTTTTCAGACGTGAACATAATATCCAGACCCCATTGAACACAGTAGGAGATAATCAGAtaagacacgttcacaacaacaatcTCTGGAGCATTCAGGGAAGGGGTGGCACAGCAAGCAGCAGGAGGGACATAATGTTTAAATTCTATTGTGGAGATCacagatttttgtttacagcaacacCAGTGACTGCATCACCAAAATCTCTCAAATCCTGTTGTTTCCAAGCTGACATCTTTGTAGGtctcttctacatgtatggcacctctttttcatcctgagatatttgtatcccttttttttttgtgtccgttgtgtgttagaaatgtcataaACGTGACCACTCGCTTGCAGTGAATCCTACAGATAATATCCTCCTGTGTTCTTACATGGGGTCAATCAGACATTATTACTATGGGGGCTGGTGGGAGAAGGTCCAGAGATTGTCCTGGGCCTCCAACTCAGGCATTTCCaatctcacatacagcccctctggataatttcaggattatccagagttcagtgcatgtctgaatttaataaatttACACAAAATATGTCAATTTATTTTGAACTTCTGCTTGTTTTGTTATGGCTTCACATGACTCATTATATCTCTGTCTGCTCTTCATTTGTGTCTGACAAGCCATCGGTTGACGAGTATTTCCACTTTGCTGCTAGTACCTTTTAGCAACTAGCCCCAAATTATgccacaaaaaaactgaaatgtatatAATGGACTGTGACTGGTGCACTGGTCGTACCTGTGATTTCAGGACAGTCGCTGTGAGAATCTACAATAACTGGTGTCCATctgaaacacagaagaaatagTTATAGCAACTTCACTGATAATAGACAACGCAAGTTATCTTTGACTATTACATCAATACAATTCTTACCTCTGTGATAGAGTTTTCACTGCTCCAGTAGGTCTGGTTTTAGGGGCGTCACTGACTCTTGGAGGGCCCAGCTTTTGCAGACTTTCCTCAGGTAGATTTTCAAACAGCTCTGGGTCGTGGATCACATTGATAAGCAAGATATCACGTTCATAAGCGGTGAACTCATCAAGAAGGCTGCCGTCAGTACCACCAGCTGCTTCTGCTTCAGTTTTATGCCTCTTACTGCCCACCATTTCAGATGGACTTaatctttcttctctttcagacgGAAGGGATTCATCGTCGCTGCTGGGAGAAGAGCAGGGTTCTGACAAAGATCTGTCACCCTGTTCCACATCATCTTCGTAATCAGTGTTATCCTGGCTTCCATCTCTGAAATCGTCATTCACAGTATTACATTTTGATGAGACTCCCTCCATTTCTTCATTTACGTGTCCTTCATGTTCGTCCCTGCCGTTTTGATGATCACCTTCACCAATCTGTGGCATGTGATGTCCGTGTAGTTTTATGTGTTTACTGGTGTCATGgttcatctcttcctcttcatctgaaCAACATTGCCTCTGGGGCAGGGGGCTTGTATACAAGTGCCCTCGAGGTGAAGTGACAGGAGAGAGAAGTGGTGGAAGCAGGAATTCGTTTGAGTAAATTTCTCCCCACTCTTCCATGGCAATGTTTTGTGATGATGAGCTGCCTTTTCCAAAAGCAACAGGGTGGTTCTGGTTCACAGGGCTTTGGTTATAATAGTGCTCCAGTTTTGATGGGCTCCTGTCTGTGAGAATCTCTTTATCACCCTCTTGCCTATCTTGAGGTAGGAGGAGGAAGGATTCACATGACGGACAGGAGGCACAGTTGTGCAAAGAAAAGGATGGAGATGTAGGTGAAGAACAACATGAAGTCATTTGAGTTTCTTCACAGTGGAACAATGCTTTTTTTACAGCGCTGTTCACTCGTTTGGCTGAGGACAACGGTGATGTGCGTGCAGAATGAGCTTCTGCCGACTCAACACCTTTGACTTTCTCCAGTAAGAACAATGAAGGTGGGCCAGAGGACGGCGTGGCCAAGGGGCTGCTCAGACCACTGCATGTGAACTGAAATGATGTGGGAGACGCAGTAGTGGTTGTTTCCCAGTCACTCAGGCCCAACACTGAGGGGGATGGGGTAGACGTGGAGCTGTTGGTTTCTGGTCCATTAGCTGGCATGCTTAAGCCTAAAGCTGTGTAAGTGCCAGGCGCTCTCTCACGCTGACTTGGGGTGGGAGGTGGGGCCGAATCTAAGAGCAGACTGGTAAAAGATTCTTCAGCGTCCGTAAAGTGAGGTTGAAACTCCATGTTATTGCTCTCTGAAGAGTATGAAGACATATGACTGTGTCTTTTCCCATTTCTCTTGGCTGTAATGCACCCTacatcctctctttcttcattttGATGGGAAACCTTGTGGGTTGTGTCTGAAGAGGGCTCTGTAGGTGCATTTGGGAGCACATCATTAGTTTGGCTGCTCAGCAAACCTGactgattttgattgattgGAGAGTCACTGTTGTTTCTAGCTGCAGTGCCAGTATTTGCTGTAAGGGTACGGCTTGTGTTAGAGAAGGGCCAAGACATGTATGTCCGTGCACAAGAAAATTTAATTTTTCTGTTATAGACCCTCACTCTCTGGCAGGTGAATGAATCTGGTTCATCTGCATCCACCTTGTTAGTCGGACAGAACAGTTCTGATGACATTTGTGCTGCGTCAGTTTCTCTGGGTTTGTCTATCTGAACCCAATGTTTTTCATGGACGCAGTTTTCTTTCGTAGTTGAAGTGTGAGTGCTGCAGCTCCCAAATGTGAGTTCTTGACCTGACTGACTGTTACCAGACACCCCagaacatgttttctcttcGTCTATAAAGAGAGTTCTTGCTGTGTTATTGCAACTAATGTTTTCTGAGTCAGGGGTGGAAGGCATGCTTCCTTTTGTAAAGCTATACCcaagcttttttcttttctttctggaaATCTCTGCTCCAATGAGGTCATAACGTGGTCCAGGGTCCTCCTGAACATCTGTCACGTCATGTTTGAAGCAATGCACAACCTTGTTCTTGAGAACATCCGGTAACACATAGCCACAATTGTGACTGCATGGATCACATTTTTGGGCTATGTCACAAAGTGTTACCTTTGCGTACTGGTCCACCCATATGACAGTCTCCTTAGAGGCATCAGTGACTGGGTTTCCTTTATTAATCTTGAACTCATCTGCAGACAGCTCTGGTCCTGGGCTACAGCTTTTCTGCTCCTTCTTAACCAGTGTCTTCTTGTGAGGGGACATGTATTTACAGTCCCCACAGAGACCACAGTGGGAGGCTGAGACAGTTCTTCTCGAACACCCCTGTGAACCAGTGGGGCTTGGACGTGTATTCCTGTTATTGTCTGTAAGTGGAAACAAAGAGTCAAACAGtgcaaaatgaatgaaacactttcaattaaaaaaatttgaagaattttcaccaaattgttttttttcccatttagCACAATAGATCCAACAATATAGTTTGAAAATACTTCCACTAAAGCattaatttcacttttattttgcttgatcCAAACAAGTTTTCAAGAGTGAAACCTTCTTGATCTCGTTTTGTTGCAAAAAGCCAAAATGGCTCATTATTGTCCATTACTGGATGTTATACAGCAGAAAATACCCACTTCAACTATTGTTTGAAAGAACTGCAGTGGTAGTGAATGATTTCTTCCAAATGGAGCCATTTCcacttgaaaacaaacatagCCGAATAAAGGTGCCATTTATAAATAATTGACAGTGTTTCCAAAGAATGTTTTACAAGAGGGAAAGTTTCAATGATGGGGACtgatcatttgatttgacaaaaGTAAATCTGGCTCAATTCTCCCACTTCCAGTTGAGACCAGTTGTTTTactaaagcagttttcagacatgaacaacTGGGGATGCCAAcacaattgggtccggactttctccagaggttgcCTATCACCCATCTCTTGACATCTTAGTCTGAATCTTCtatgcttattttttttacttttcatcctGATAAAAAGctaatatttgtttgttagggtttctttatatttgttctgtttctgtcgcgtattagaaacatcatcatcacacccACTCACTTGCTGGGAATcctgcagagaatctcctgctatGTTCTCACATGGCCTCAttctgacat
Encoded proteins:
- the topaz1 gene encoding protein TOPAZ1, which gives rise to MSPHKKTLVKKEQKSCSPGPELSADEFKINKGNPVTDASKETVIWVDQYAKVTLCDIAQKCDPCSHNCGYVLPDVLKNKVVHCFKHDVTDVQEDPGPRYDLIGAEISRKKRKKLGYSFTKGSMPSTPDSENISCNNTARTLFIDEEKTCSGVSGNSQSGQELTFGSCSTHTSTTKENCVHEKHWVQIDKPRETDAAQMSSELFCPTNKVDADEPDSFTCQRVRVYNRKIKFSCARTYMSWPFSNTSRTLTANTGTAARNNSDSPINQNQSGLLSSQTNDVLPNAPTEPSSDTTHKVSHQNEEREDVGCITAKRNGKRHSHMSSYSSESNNMEFQPHFTDAEESFTSLLLDSAPPPTPSQRERAPGTYTALGLSMPANGPETNSSTSTPSPSVLGLSDWETTTTASPTSFQFTCSGLSSPLATPSSGPPSLFLLEKVKGVESAEAHSARTSPLSSAKRVNSAVKKALFHCEETQMTSCCSSPTSPSFSLHNCASCPSCESFLLLPQDRQEGDKEILTDRSPSKLEHYYNQSPVNQNHPVAFGKGSSSSQNIAMEEWGEIYSNEFLLPPLLSPVTSPRGHLYTSPLPQRQCCSDEEEEMNHDTSKHIKLHGHHMPQIGEGDHQNGRDEHEGHVNEEMEGVSSKCNTVNDDFRDGSQDNTDYEDDVEQGDRSLSEPCSSPSSDDESLPSEREERLSPSEMVGSKRHKTEAEAAGGTDGSLLDEFTAYERDILLINVIHDPELFENLPEESLQKLGPPRVSDAPKTRPTGAVKTLSQRWTPVIVDSHSDCPEITEESNSRPWRPQCNGNLSTTMGQFDANNNVNWSQEWSQPLQTVNPPHNIPAHMSLRNGPLITNPANMTEFKRKKSTAYCRQYFSESLSCGFKMCRFHHVPLDGDEKFCVETVMRFINNPTCLQKAGAVFTGYYQKNPPGAFFSMPVFLSLLWCLLKACMVSDILSVLSVGLAHKIAPGHEFLLALFDMVRGKGLMGYLPQLMQLTFKMASRGLVLSLDCLESVKNTPEFQQATRSNSPVSVTANLNVPFPEYLNLAPCIVEIELCTKQQDWRRMGKVFRSICQSSHHPNQVEQISGRIAKALLSESKDKMSLPFATFAETVCSGEGDALIKNFLGRIGVSLMLRYHKTHQWAKGRRVVEVLSMSKVSYSMLKGLFGNEDGASRCCLVTVATELFLLSGIVEGALNTLRENKWFLSSPSWPCEPADLDSRRHVLTRLAEKTSHRDTLEVLCNLPGIKMPNDLIDISRYGPLFDSHLKVCMDRQVLPVASDTVDFMLSHNLAVDQAMLQILFHKLGKQNLWLRAREVFRHCLSVGYYPGVSAPPGFTALIVSCGLGEVELALTFEMFIAVNATAVLQLSETTTSCLSITLKRTQSCESKYLLAGSRLLSAACIPQPKLIVHYTGVNPSQEQVFKLDISSARRWLRNNHLWANDVWTH